aaaagatATTTTATCACCCAAACGATGACCTTTATATTTTTAGCCAAAAATAATAAACCAAAATGGGGTTATATTTTTATGCAAAAcaataacgtacttatagtattGAATCAAATACCAACGTTCTTTAGTTATTCTCCCAAAAattatcatatttttatttttattttaaaaaataactaatataatttgtttttttaaccCAAAACATATaactatttttaaaatatttttgcaAATCTACCACTAATATtacaatttttaaaatttcaattttatttaCTGTAACACCATGCCTATTTTGTGTTTATATGGACATCAAAACATTTAACGGCTTATGGATGGGCCCAATACTTGTCTAAAGAGCTGCTGGTTCGACCACATACCCAATATGTCAAGATGGGCCAAAATGGACACACATAAATATTGATGATATAACTATGGAAGAAAACCTAGCCAATTGCTCTTCGTGCAGGTCTAAATCGCCTCAACGCAGCTACAATGGCGACAGCGAGAACTGTGAAGGATGTTTCCCCGCATGAATTCGTTAAGGGTTACGCCGCTCATCTCAAACGATCCGGCAAGGTAAAATCGACCACACTACTGATTTTAGGGTTTGTTGATCTAGAGTAACGGAGTGGCTTTTTATTTCCCTCACAAATGCATCAATCTCGAATTTTGTATGCTTAAAAATGAACTGAACTTTTGTATTTGGTGAACTTCGGCTCTAATTCTAGTGTTTTTTTAACTGTAATTGAATTTTGATTCTGTGTTTGGTGAAACATTACCCCTAATTTCTCTACTCTAATCTTTTCATGTACAATTGATCATCTTGGTAATTCTAATTTTCATAGATGGAGCTTCCAGAATGGACTGATATCGTGAAGACTGCGACTTTCAAGGAACTTGCTCCCTATGATCCAGATTGGTATTACATCAGAGCTGGTAAGTTCTTTCTATTTCTATTTTCACACAATTATCAGAGTGAAGAAACAGTTAAACAAACCCATATTTTACAATTCCAATTTGCAGCTTCAATTGCCAGGAAAATATACTTGAGAGGTGGTCTTGGTGTTGGAGCATTACAGAGGATCTATGGCGGACGTAAGAGAAATGGAAGCGCTCCACCACATTTCTGCAAAAGCAGTGGTGGAATTGCTCGCCATATCCTTCAACAATTGGAAACCATGAAAATCATCGATATGGATCCCAAGGGGTGAGTTTCaattttcttttatcttttaatCAATGCATTTTCTTGTTTCAAGAATCCATTTGTTGCTCTTGAATCTTGAtcatataaaggcttcatatataCATGTTGTTACTTGTTACTTACTTAAGGGACTGTTTTTTAGACCTGTTAAGGTTAATGTGTTAAGCATCTGATCTGAacataatgacttaatggattaagcacttgTTACTTAATAACCCTTTACCTATTTGCATTTTTTTCTATTTCCTCCCAGCTTCAATACTGTgaaatttgtttttttgaaatgtaagggtaaaatggtaaaattgtttgtttatttttttggttGTGTTACAGAGGAAGAAGGATCACATCTAATGGTCGACGAGACCTTGATCAAGTTGCAGGGCGGATTGTGGTTGTTGCACCTTGAAGAATTCAAATCATTTTTGATGTTATGTAGCTTTATTATGAATCTtaactttaaaaaaatttaaatcaaaTTTTGTTTGAAGAAATCTTGTTTTCATTTTTGAGTTGTTTGTGTTTTGGTGGTATTTCTGAGAATTTGTGGATTTGGAACATGAGTACATGTAATCAATCACTTAACTACTTAAGCTCTAATCCTGATACTTGAATTAATACACTCCAATGAGAAATGATTTTGTAGGATTATTTGAAGAGTATGGAATTGAATACTCCTGATTTTTATATACATGTACCATGGTAGATGCCTTAATAGTCTTGTTCCACTCACTTAAAATGCAtgaaatatttatatatgtttttgtTTGGTGTTGCCATGTTATTTGTGTAGATGATCCAATAAGAAGAGATAAGATCAAAGTCATTGAAGATTATTTGTAATATTTGTTACTAGCATCTTGcaattcatagatgatatattgTATGTTGACTATAAACAAATAACATGGCAACACCAAacaaaaacatatataaacatttcATGCCATTTTAAGCGAGTGGAACAAGACTATTAAGGCATCTACCATGGCCCATGTATATAAAAATCAGGAGTATTCAAGTTAATCTTTATAAGTTGCTTGTTCTCCTTTTCTTGCACCAATATGGATTAATTGGACACTTGAGACTCATCGTAATGTTCTTCACCCTGTTGGAATCATTTTAAGGTTGCTTGTTTGTCTTCTCACCACGCCCTAATCAGAGTAACTATGATACATTTGATGATATTTAACGACACCATATGcttagaaacaaaaaaaaaaaaaaacaattgatgaagaaaaagaaaagattcTATATGATATGAGTGCGATATTATGATGCTCGTTAACCAATTCAAATTTGTCTCGTCTGCTTAACGCGGTATTCTTAATTTTTGCAACTCTACTTTATGTCAAAGCTATAGGTCGTGATATTGTTATTTTTACGGTAATACTTTATGTAAAATCTATAGATAGGCTTCTAACGAATGTGACTATCAACTTGTGAGGTCATTTGAGTCTATTTATAGACATGATTGATAGAAGATTATGACAAACTCATATTCTATGTGTGATTTCTCAACAACAAATATATCATAAGAaagtaaacaaacaatttaaAAAGCTCCCAAAAAGCAAGGATAACATCTTGAGAGATATGAAGTTTTAATAAGCCGATAATCACACTTCCCcgatataaatatatattctttAGACACCAACTTAAAATGATTCCAAAAAGAACTAGAATAACATATTGAGGGATATGAAAGTGTTAAATAACACGATACACATACTCTCCCTATAATGAAGATAACCCGATAATCAAAACACACATTCTTGAATGGGATCATCTACAGTAATACCGTTGTAACAATCATCTGGAAGGCATTATGGGTGTTCAATATAAGATGATGAAGGTCCTGATAGTATCAATGTCGtatcattttttaaaatttatatagtAGTTAGTTAGATGTGGAGAGGCCCGTATCCTCACTTTCCATCGTTTCTATAGATTGTACCAATGTATATTTTCAATTATAGTATTATTAAACTGCTACTTGGCTgattttatgtaatgttataCAACATTTTGTTATATAGCAATGTATAGTAATTTATGTAAGacatttattattaaataagACACTTGTTTATTGCTAAATAATGGACCGAAAATGTACATACAAAGGAACAAGAAAATTACATTAGGAAGATTATTGTTGATTGATAAATAACGAATGAACTACTATAAAACACCAAATTTGTTGAAGATATCTTCGCTGCCTAATAGGCATTCTTTACAATATTGTGGTTTTTCCTTATTTCATTGGAGGTATTCTTTTCCCTTTTAAGCTAATAACCGATGACTCTTATGACCATTTTTTGCAATGGATTAAAACCTAATGATGCTTAATGTGTATTCTTTGCACCATTAAGGCTTTTCTTATCCGAGCTTCTCTTTCTTCATGGTCGAAGATCATTATGAGTTGCTTGTTCATATTTTTCTATGTTGACGTTCATATTAAGCGCATAGAGTAATGGGGAAAAGGGTGACAAAGCACTAATAATCAGAATCGATCAATCAACTTAAGGGAATGACATATTTATGTGTTGTAGGAGAGATCATACCGATTGACCTACAATTTAAAGGTCCCTAATAAAGACAATACAAAAACTAGACACAAACTAAAGATATGATCTCCAAATATTTAAATAGATAGAGTCCCTAACGAGGCTTTACCGAGAAGAAATTATGGCTCCAATATGTATGTCTGAAGTTTACGTAGGGAACAAGCCAATCAGGGCCGGTCCAAACATATATGGGGCTCggggcgaaaagaaaaaaaaggtccCCTCAAATACAAATATAATATAGATTCAGAAAAATATCATTACTCTTCAATATAGACGTTTTCAATTAGAAATAAAATGCAAACTAAATTGTTTATATTTTGAGCTAAATTGAGTTTCAACCAACTTTAGGCCCTAAAAATCAtttaagtaatatatatatagcCCACAAATTTTGGGCCCCCTGGAGTCGTGGGCCCTAGGCGGTCGCCCAAGTTGCCCTCCGTCTGGACCGGCCCTGAAGCCAATCAATACTCACAAAGAAACAAGTTTCTCGAGAACAAGTATTGAACCTTGTTTTGTGGGGTTGATGACTGTTTTATAAACATAGCTTGCGAAGAACAAATTTTAACCGCAAAAGTTTAGCGGAATTTGCTTTATTTCAGAATCAACATACATGTGAATTTACTATTGCATTTCTTAATCAAATTCTCATGTAGATTATGGCAATATGGGTTTGGGTCTAATTCTTAAAAATTCTTGTGTTTTAGTTTGAtggttatttatttttaaattatggccatttataattttaaaaacacTAGTAGTTACGACCTAGACTTTCAAGATGTTTTCACTTGAAAGAACCTTATTTACTTTTTTCATCTTTAAAATTGTGAACCTCCAACTAAATGGCTTATGGGCTGACCCAATACTTGTCTAAACTCTAAATGCTCAATAAATCCACATGGGCTGAAAATTAAAAGAAGTAAGTATTGAATATAGAAGTATAGAACATTAGAACTACTAAAGAAAACGTAGCGAAGGACCTAAAGCTCTTCAACGCAGCTACAATGGCGACAGCGAGAACTGTAAAGGATGTTTCCCCGCATGAATTCGTTAAGGGTTACGCCGTTCATCTCAAACGATCTGGCAAGGTAAAACATCGATCACATTGCTTGTTTTAGGGTTTGTTTATTTAGAGTAATGGAGCAGGATTCCTTTCAATTTCATCAATCTAGAACCTAACATGATAAAGGGTATTAACTTACTTCAGTTCTTTGATAAAGAATTGATCTTTTCCTCGGTAAACTCCGAGTCTAATTCCCATCATTTACTAGTTAGAGTGATTGTTCTATTCAGAGTTTCAAAGAAAGCCTGTACAATCACTCTTTTACGCTTGATAAGGACTCTTGATTTTGTGTTTGATGAACTCTACCCCTAATTGCCAATTTTTGTTCATTCAAAGGTTAGGcctttttagttagttttttgtTTTCACAACGTCTTATTTTATAGATGGAGCTTCCTGAATGGACTGATATAGTTAAGACTGGACCTTCAAGGAACTTGCACCCTATGATCCAGATTGGTATTACATCAGAGCTGGTAAGTTCTTTCTATTTCCATTTTCACGCAATTATCTAAGCGAAGAGAAGAAACAAACCCATATTTTATAATTCCAATTTGCAGCTTCATTTGCTAGGAAAATATACTTGAGAGGTGGTCTTGGTGTTGGAGCATTACAGAGGATCTATGGCGGACGGAAGAGAAATGGAAGCGCTCCACCACATTTCTGCAAAAGCAGTGGTGGAATTGCACGCCACATTCTTCAACAATTGGAAACCATGAAAATCATCGATTTGGACCCCAAAGGGTGAGTTAACAGTTAACAATTAACATTGTTAATTTGTTATACTGGTTTTCTCTATTAAGTTGTTCTTTCTGTATTAAGTTGTCTATATGTtaatttattgtttttgtttttggttGTGTTACAGAGGGAGAAGGATCACGTCTAATGGCAGACGAGACCTTGACCAAGTTGCTGGGCGGATTGTGGTTGTTGCTCCTTGAAGAATTTAAATCATTTTTGatgttatgtaattttttttaatcattttggcaaaaaaaaaaaaaaattgatgttagtTTGTTTGTGGTTTGTGGATTTTACTTGGTTTTAAAAAATCTTAAGCTACAAAGCATCCAacatagggatgagatttagaaccggaaaaccggaccggaaccggaatcgttagaaccggaatatatagaaccgggtccggttcggggtttaaaaattggctttatccgggttccgggtaatccgggtttgggtccattgggtccgaGTAAATTgggtctaaaatccggaaccggtttttggaaccggaaccacttttagggccggaaccggtttttgtgatacgtttacaagatgcatatcttattcgtttcaactccaattaacatacggttttttccaacatgtagtttagagtttgtacatgattctagactataaatttgtcatttttagttttatattcattgacttacagtcctcaaaagtcgagatatcaaagctgaaagtttttagttttttagtttttttttgtattcggtgaaagttttaaaacatgcatatctaattcgtttgaagtcggattgacatgtggttttttccaacttctagtttacagtttgtacatgagtttagactataattttgtcatttttggtttaacattcaatgatttacagtccttcgaagtcgggatatcaaaactgaaaattttcaacttttcagctatttgtttttgtactttgtattatgtgaaaatactaacacaagcatatctcattcgtttaaagtcggattgacatgcgagtttttccagagtgtattttagtgtttgtacatgattttagactctaattttgttaattgtggttttgtattcaataagttacagccctccaaagtcgggatatcaatatgaaaattttcaaagttcaacccactaagtagtaagtaattaccaaaaaatttcggttttttcgggttttccggttctaaacccactttatccggttccaatctacccactttgatgtttccgggttttccggttctagacccactttacccggaacgatacccggaaccgaaccggaaccggttcctatataccggtccggtttccggttctataaaatcccgttaaccggttccgggttttcctaATCCAACATGTCAAAATAAAGATAGGGaggagttattattattattttttatttttttcctcCTTAGTTGGGTATGAACGGGGCATTAATGGTTCAAAGGATAAAATTGTCCAAACTGAAGTAACAAAAGTGTAAAAGGGTCCGATAATAGTGAAATCATAAAAGATACATTTAGAAGAAAGCAAATTCTTGCAATAATGTACTTATGCATTGGTATTAGCCATCAATAATGGATCGCTTGTAAGCAAGTTTCtgtaaaatataaaagatatcaaGAAACATAAAAAAAAGATTTTAACAAAAAACGAATAACCAATAATGTAATAATAACATTGGTTTATCCAGTACGAAAAATGTCTTAAGAGACCATCGAAGTTTCAAATTCGTTCGAAAAAACCATTCAAGTATTAAATGTTCAAAAAATACCATCAAACTAAGATATATGTTCAAAAAACATCAACGAGGTACATGTTCTGTTCAAAAAACATCAtctctatggtttggggtaatttacatatttagtccctatttttttttcttaactcGGACGGTCCctttagtttaaatttgcttcGACTTCGGACTCTAATCGAGTTAAAAGACTAATATACCCTTATTACTTTCAtttaacattatttttattatatattaattatttatacaatttatgttattatttattataaatatatcaattgtataaataattaacaagtaataaaaataaatgttaaaTGAAACCAATAAGGGTATATTAGTCTTTTAACTCGATCATGGTCTGAaggaaaaaaatataaatgttaGGGACTGTCCGAGTAAGAAAAAAAAGTTAGGGGCTAAACATGTATGTTACCCCAAACCATAaagatggtgttttttgaacagAATATGTActttgttggtgttttttgtaCATATGTCTTAGTttgatggtgttttttgaacatgtaatactTGAATTGTGTTTTTTGAACAAATTTGAAACTTCAATGGTCttctaagtcattatccctatccAATATGGGTATACTACATCCATAGGC
The genomic region above belongs to Lactuca sativa cultivar Salinas chromosome 4, Lsat_Salinas_v11, whole genome shotgun sequence and contains:
- the LOC111884918 gene encoding 40S ribosomal protein S19-3-like; amino-acid sequence: MATARTVKDVSPHEFVKGYAAHLKRSGKMELPEWTDIVKTATFKELAPYDPDWYYIRAASIARKIYLRGGLGVGALQRIYGGRKRNGSAPPHFCKSSGGIARHILQQLETMKIIDMDPKGGRRITSNGRRDLDQVAGRIVVVAP